Part of the Niallia alba genome is shown below.
ATAGCCAAAAAACACGACTGTCAGAATACCGTATTCTTAAAGGCTCTATATCTATCCGTTTTGTTACCTTAAGTTTGATTTTTAAAACAAAGCAGCCTTTGTCCTTACATTTACTATGTATGAAATTCCGTAAATTTACCTTTATGACTTCTTAATCAAACCACGATGCACCTAAAAATCAACTTATTTCGGACTAACTAAATCAAACTTCTAAATTTGTAAATATCTATTCCTACTCATTAACATAGTATAACGATTCTATTGGAAAAAGTAAAAAATTCCGATAACTCCAAATAAACTTAATAAACCTTAAGAATCTTAACAAATTATTAACGAATACTCTAAAGAACATCATGATGCTTCCACGCTACTATTTATGTGTATTTTCTTACTCGAATATACACTGTGAAAAATCATTCCAACCATAACCAGACTAATTCCAAAAAAACTTACTGGACTCGGTAAATGAGCGGAAAGAAATAAAACTTCTCCTATTAAAGCAAATAAGATTTCCAATGATTGTGTTGCTTCTACTGCACCTAATTTAACCATATTGTCCTTCACTAAGTCAGTTGCTGCAAAAAATAATATTGTCGCAATTATCCCAGAAAATACGGCAACTATAGCAGATTGGATAATTTGCTGCCTTCCGGGTATCCCTACAGTAAACGTACCAATAAGCGATAATACGAGCCAAAAAGGAATGCTTGCAATTGTCATCCCTAATACACGTTGAAAAACATCTAGCCTCCCATTACAAATCACCATCATTTTCCGATTACCTAATGGATAAGCGAATGCTGAGATAAGAATTGGTATAAAACAAAATAAAGCCTCCTTTAACGAAATGGATACAGCGAATTCTAATTGCATAATAATGACACCTAAAACAATTAATATGGAAAAGGATAGACTTTTATAGGGGATTTTCCTTCTTACTATTTGAATACTTCCATCTCTTCTCATTTTTTCCTCATAAAATAAAGGTGCCAGAAGTGTTCCAGAAATAATCGTGATCTGCCATGTTCCTGCTACAAGCCATCCTGGTCCATAAGCACCTGCTAAACAAATTCCACCATAAAAAATTCCAAACCCGATTGTACTCCAGAGCATCCAAGAAACTGGGTTTTTCTTTAATTCTTGCCAAACTGCCGATGCATTCTTTCGACACACTACTATTACAAGCAATAGCGGAACCATGAAAAAATAACGTAAGGATGCACTCCATATCCAGTTTCCTCCACCTATTTCCATGGACTGATTTAATACAAATGTGACTGCAAAAAATAACGCAGCAAATATCCCTAAAATAATTGGTCTCAACCACTTGCCCCTCTTTCTGATTTAATATTCAAAAAACTTATATCCAATATATCGCATATCGGATAATTAGAACAGTATTTTTTATGATGTAAAATAAGCTGGGACATAAGTATTTTCAACCAAATAACCCCGAACGATTATACGTACATGCTAAGAGAAGTTCGTATAATTGTTTGGGGTTTTATTCATTTTAAGAAAGAAGGTTTGTGGTGATCACCCGCAGACGGAATACACTTCGCTTTCCACGGGGCGAGCCCCTGGAGCGAAAAGCAACATCCCTATTCAAAGAGACTAATAAATATACTATAGACAAACCTCTATTTCTAAAATTCAGGGTTTGTCGACAGTCTGAGGGTCTGTACTATTATAAGTACAGACCCGAAAATTAGCGTTGATATTGAACACGATGAAGATTAGCAAAAATACCATTACGTTCTAATAATTCATCATGTTTCCCTTCTTCTTCTATCCCATTTTCCGTTACTACAACAATACGATCCGCATTACGGATAGTCGCAAGACGATGAGCTATAATTAGTGTAGTTCGATTTTTAGCTAGCTCATTTAAAGAGTTTTGAATAATTAATTCTGTTTCTGTGTCAAGTGCAGAAGTCGCTTCATCTAATATGAGAATTGGTGGGTTTTTCAAGAACATCCGTGCAATCGCAATTCTTTGTTTTTGTCCACCTGATAATTTCAATCCTCTTTCACCAATTTGCGTTTCATAGCCATCTGGCAATTTAAGCACTAAATCTTCGAGATGCGCTCTTCTAACCGCCTCATGGATTTCTTCATCTGTTGCATTTAAATTTCCATAGGCGATGTTTTCCTTTAACGTGCCTGTAAATAAAAAGACGTCTTGTTGAACAATTCCAATTTGTGACCTTAATGATTTCATCGTCATATCTCTAATATCGATACCATCAATTTTGATACTTCCACTATTTACGTCATAAAAGCGTGGGATTAAAGAACAAATAGTTGTCTTTCCAGCCCCAGAAGGACCGACAAATGCAATTGTTTCTCCGGCATTTATGGACAAATTAATGTTTGTTAAAACAGGATTACTGTCATAGCTAAAGGTTACATCCGCTAATGCAATATCACCATTTAAGGAGTTTATCTCTATTGCATCTTTACGATCTAGAATCTTGGGTTCTGAATCTAACAAGTCTAAGAAGCGCTTGAAGCCAGCCATCCCTTTAGGATATAGTTCTAATATTGCACTAATTTTATCAATTGGTTTTTGTAATATATTCACAAAAAGGATAAAGGATACTAATTCCCCAATTTTCATTTGTTCATTAAAAGTTAACCAGGCACCAAATACTAAAACGACTAATGTAAAGAATCTCATTAACATATACACAGAGGATGAGGTAATGGACATTACTTTATATGCGCCAATTTTAGCTTTACGGAATCTTCTATTGTTAACTGTAAATCTAGAAATCTCATACTCTTCATTTGTAAAAGATTGTACAACACGCACACCAGATACACTATCTTCTACTCTAGCATTTACATCTGCAATATCTCCATACATTTGTCCCCATGCTTTATTCATGCTTCGATTACAGTATGTAATGAGCCAAACAAGGATCGGCACGATAAAGATAACGATTATTGCTAGTTTTACATTGATCGTCAACATAATCCAGAACGCGCCTACAAAAGTCATAATAGCAATAAATAAATCCTCTGGTCCATGATGAGCAAGTTCTCCAATGTCAAATAAATCATTGGTAATCCGACTCATAATATGTCCTGTTTTCGTATTGTCAAAAAACGAAAACGACTGTCTTTGTACATGGGTAAATAATTGACCTCTCATATCCGTTTCAATATTTATTCCTAACTTATGTCCCCAATAGTTAACAATGTATTGAAGAAAGGTACTTGTTACATATAATAGAAGCAGACCTACGCCTACAGATAAAATGGAACTCCAATTTCCTTCTGGTAGTAATTCATCAATATACCAAGATACCGCAAGTGGAAAAGCGAGCTCTAATAATGCAACGACTATCGCGCTGGAAAAGTCGAGCGTAAATAATTTCTTATGAGGTTTATAATATGAAAAAAAGCGTTTAATCATGATTGTTCTCCTTCACACCTATCCTTTTCTAGATTTTCGTATCATTCTAGTCAACTATTTTTTTGTTCCTATTGTTCCCTTTAAGCAGTTATTTTTAACTCCCCTTATTCTTATACAGAAAACTTCCATCAATGGGGTTTTTTCCTCACGCCAAACTGATAGTTAGTTGCACTTATCGGACCTTTATAGGCAGTTACAGTTATCCCCCACTAGCTTCTTTGATTTTACCCAGCATGAGGTAGGAGTCTTACTGCCCGTTAAGAGTGGGATAAATGTTCAAATCAAATAGTTTTGTTTCCATTTTCTGCTATAACTCATATTGAGAATCATTATTGATTATAGAGGTTATTTGCTTTTTCCACAAGAAAAATATTTAAAATTCCGAAATAAATACCGAACTATGCTTCTTAAACTAGGAGATATGGATGATTAATAAAAACAGACAAAAATCAATTTAGTAAATATTCATTATTTTTCAATAATTCTATCAACTTATATATTTATCCTTGCTAGTTTTTAGTATAATAATAGATAGAATCAGTTTCCTATTCCTTTTTTTTGGAACACTCTTAATATTCTCTCCATCTAATTTTTAAAAGTTTGCTTTCGCATCAGCTATTCTATTGTTTTATAAAGGAGCGTGTTTTTTTGGATTATCATTTATTGACCTTCGTAACAGTTGCTGAAAAACTAAATTTTACTAGGGCAGCCGAAAGCTTACATATTACTCAATCTGCAGTAACGCTTTCCATAAAAGCACTTGAAAAAAAGTATAATGTTACCTTTTTAGACAGAACGAATAAATATGTAAAACTTACTAAAGCAGGAGAGCTATTCTATTTTCATGCAAAGAAGATTTTATCTGAGTACAAGGAAGTGAATGATTTAATTGAACATCTTTCAGAAAAGAAAAGTCGTCCTCTCGCCATTGGTTCTAGCTTTACATTCGGGGAGTATTTACTTCCAAAAGTGATTGCTGAATATTTAAAATTGGACGAAAAACGCGATGATCCCATGATAAGTATAAGAAATTCCAATCGTGTTATTGCCCAATTACTTCGGGGAGAGATTGATTTAGGAATCATTGATAGTAATTTAAAAAGCCATCCCCATTTAACGATAACTCCATTTAAAGAAGATGAACTTGTCGTCATTGTCAGCAAGAATCATCGGTTCGCCCATCTTTCATCTGTAGATTTAGAGAAATTATATGATGAAACTTGGATACTTAGAGAAGAAGGGTCAGGAACAAGAGAAATCGTTAATCATTTTTTTCAAAACCATGCCTTTCATCCTCCAATAATCCGCTCATTTGGCAGTACACAGATTATTAAAGAATCGGTAGAAGCTGATTTAGGAATTTCCATCGTTTCTAAATACGCCATCCAGAAAGAAGTTTTTATGGGAAGCCTTAGGATGCTCCGGATAAAAAACGAGTCAATTCTAAGATACTTTTCCTACATTGTTCCTGAATTTACTTTTAAACAGTATGCTGTGTCACCTCTTATTAACGAGCTGACTAAGGAAAACAGACAATTATATAAAAATCTTAATTTTGGAGAGTAATTT
Proteins encoded:
- a CDS encoding DMT family transporter; the protein is MRPIILGIFAALFFAVTFVLNQSMEIGGGNWIWSASLRYFFMVPLLLVIVVCRKNASAVWQELKKNPVSWMLWSTIGFGIFYGGICLAGAYGPGWLVAGTWQITIISGTLLAPLFYEEKMRRDGSIQIVRRKIPYKSLSFSILIVLGVIIMQLEFAVSISLKEALFCFIPILISAFAYPLGNRKMMVICNGRLDVFQRVLGMTIASIPFWLVLSLIGTFTVGIPGRQQIIQSAIVAVFSGIIATILFFAATDLVKDNMVKLGAVEATQSLEILFALIGEVLFLSAHLPSPVSFFGISLVMVGMIFHSVYSSKKIHINSSVEAS
- a CDS encoding LysR family transcriptional regulator — translated: MDYHLLTFVTVAEKLNFTRAAESLHITQSAVTLSIKALEKKYNVTFLDRTNKYVKLTKAGELFYFHAKKILSEYKEVNDLIEHLSEKKSRPLAIGSSFTFGEYLLPKVIAEYLKLDEKRDDPMISIRNSNRVIAQLLRGEIDLGIIDSNLKSHPHLTITPFKEDELVVIVSKNHRFAHLSSVDLEKLYDETWILREEGSGTREIVNHFFQNHAFHPPIIRSFGSTQIIKESVEADLGISIVSKYAIQKEVFMGSLRMLRIKNESILRYFSYIVPEFTFKQYAVSPLINELTKENRQLYKNLNFGE
- a CDS encoding ABC transporter ATP-binding protein, with the translated sequence MIKRFFSYYKPHKKLFTLDFSSAIVVALLELAFPLAVSWYIDELLPEGNWSSILSVGVGLLLLYVTSTFLQYIVNYWGHKLGINIETDMRGQLFTHVQRQSFSFFDNTKTGHIMSRITNDLFDIGELAHHGPEDLFIAIMTFVGAFWIMLTINVKLAIIVIFIVPILVWLITYCNRSMNKAWGQMYGDIADVNARVEDSVSGVRVVQSFTNEEYEISRFTVNNRRFRKAKIGAYKVMSITSSSVYMLMRFFTLVVLVFGAWLTFNEQMKIGELVSFILFVNILQKPIDKISAILELYPKGMAGFKRFLDLLDSEPKILDRKDAIEINSLNGDIALADVTFSYDSNPVLTNINLSINAGETIAFVGPSGAGKTTICSLIPRFYDVNSGSIKIDGIDIRDMTMKSLRSQIGIVQQDVFLFTGTLKENIAYGNLNATDEEIHEAVRRAHLEDLVLKLPDGYETQIGERGLKLSGGQKQRIAIARMFLKNPPILILDEATSALDTETELIIQNSLNELAKNRTTLIIAHRLATIRNADRIVVVTENGIEEEGKHDELLERNGIFANLHRVQYQR